One uncultured Jannaschia sp. DNA segment encodes these proteins:
- a CDS encoding class II aldolase/adducin family protein translates to MLDQPRADETQLRIDLAACLRLAARHDWHEAVANHFSAAVSDDGRRFLVNPRWVHFSTVRASDLLLVDADDPSTMDRPDAPDPTAWTIHAALHRALPQARVALHLHPPYLTALAGLKDPRIKPIDQVTARFHNRLAYDLDFGGIAHDASEGDRIARSFGNHAAVLMGNHGVTTLGATAAEAYDTMYHLERAARTIVLAYSTGQPLAIMPDDLAEETARGWEVDPTERTAHFEQMKRILDTEEPEYRQ, encoded by the coding sequence ATGCTCGACCAGCCGCGCGCCGACGAGACCCAGCTCCGCATCGACCTCGCCGCCTGCCTGCGCCTTGCGGCGCGCCACGACTGGCACGAGGCGGTCGCCAACCATTTCTCGGCCGCCGTGTCGGACGACGGACGCCGGTTCCTCGTGAACCCCCGCTGGGTGCATTTCTCGACCGTGCGGGCCTCGGACCTGCTGCTGGTCGATGCCGACGATCCCAGCACGATGGATCGCCCCGACGCGCCCGACCCGACCGCCTGGACGATCCACGCCGCGCTGCACCGCGCGCTGCCGCAGGCCCGCGTGGCCCTGCACCTGCACCCGCCTTACCTCACCGCGCTGGCCGGGCTGAAGGATCCCCGGATCAAGCCCATCGACCAGGTCACTGCGCGGTTTCACAACCGCCTCGCCTACGATCTCGATTTCGGCGGCATCGCCCATGACGCCTCCGAGGGCGACCGGATCGCGCGCAGCTTCGGCAACCACGCCGCCGTCCTGATGGGCAATCACGGCGTGACCACGCTGGGCGCGACCGCGGCCGAGGCCTATGACACGATGTATCACCTCGAGCGGGCCGCGCGGACGATAGTGCTGGCCTATTCGACCGGCCAGCCGCTCGCGATCATGCCGGATGACCTCGCCGAGGAGACGGCCCGCGGTTGGGAGGTCGATCCGACCGAGCGCACCGCCCATTTCGAACAGATGAAACGCATCCTCGACACCGAGGAACCGGAGTACCGCCAATGA